The following coding sequences are from one Deinococcus arcticus window:
- a CDS encoding gluconokinase, whose protein sequence is MRVVVMGVIGSGKTALGQALAGALDWPFLDADDYHSEQARAQMASGTPMTDDDRRPWLLALRRALGERGQVVLACSALKRRYRDVLRLPGTRFLYLEVPPGLVYERLEARDGHFAGPALLPSQFEALEPPMPSETDVLTLHVAPEDTPDDLRDRALALLDLP, encoded by the coding sequence ATGCGAGTGGTGGTCATGGGCGTCATTGGCAGTGGCAAGACCGCGCTGGGGCAGGCCCTGGCCGGGGCCCTGGACTGGCCCTTTCTGGACGCCGACGACTATCACTCCGAGCAGGCGCGCGCCCAGATGGCGTCCGGCACCCCCATGACGGACGACGACCGCCGTCCCTGGCTGCTGGCCCTGCGCCGCGCCCTGGGCGAGCGCGGGCAGGTGGTCCTGGCCTGTTCGGCGTTGAAACGCCGCTACCGCGACGTGCTGCGGCTGCCCGGCACCCGGTTTCTGTACCTGGAGGTGCCGCCGGGGCTGGTGTACGAGCGCCTGGAAGCGCGCGACGGCCACTTTGCCGGGCCCGCGCTGCTGCCGTCTCAGTTTGAAGCGCTTGAACCACCCATGCCCAGCGAAACCGATGTGCTGACCCTGCACGTGGCGCCCGAGGATACCCCAGACGACCTGCGCGACCGCGCGCTGGCGCTGCTGGACCTGCCCTGA
- a CDS encoding PadR family transcriptional regulator — protein sequence MTPLKSGTIDLILLSALREQPRYGLELAQHIGTRSGGLFELSEGSLYPALLRLNRAGLIEGEWHPTPGGGSPRKVYRLTDQGATELTRRRDEWQRLQTAVNALLGGRLA from the coding sequence ATGACCCCTTTGAAATCCGGCACCATTGATCTGATTCTGCTTTCGGCCCTGCGTGAGCAGCCGCGCTATGGCCTGGAACTGGCCCAGCACATCGGCACCCGCAGCGGCGGGCTCTTTGAGCTGTCTGAGGGCAGCCTCTACCCGGCCCTGCTGCGCCTGAATAGGGCTGGGCTGATTGAGGGTGAGTGGCACCCCACCCCCGGCGGCGGCAGTCCCCGCAAGGTCTACCGCTTAACGGACCAGGGCGCCACCGAACTGACGCGCCGCCGGGACGAGTGGCAACGCCTACAAACCGCAGTGAACGCCCTGCTGGGCGGGCGGCTCGCATGA
- a CDS encoding 3-deoxy-7-phosphoheptulonate synthase: protein MTHPEPTVAPGRTENLNISSFTPLITPRALKARWPLTPAAERTVLAGRRAAQDIVHGRDDRLLVVVGPCSIHDHEQALAYAARLSALRERVQDRLEVQMRVYVDKPRTTVGWRGYLLDPDMTGANDINKGLEFTRRLMVQVSELGLPVATELLDPFAPQYVFDAVAWACLGARTTESQTHRVMASAVSAPMGFKNGTGGGIKLAVDAIVAARAPHAFFTIDDDGRGCIVHTLGNPDGHVILRGGRGGPNYAPQFVRETADLMAAAGLSPAVMVDCSHANSGSDHTRQALVWRDVLQQRLGGQRAIRGLMIESHLRPGKQSIPADLSTLVPGQSVTDACVGWDETEALLLEAHAALGRQAVSG from the coding sequence ATGACCCACCCCGAACCCACCGTTGCCCCTGGCCGCACCGAGAATCTGAATATCAGTTCCTTCACGCCGCTGATTACGCCGCGTGCCCTCAAAGCCCGCTGGCCCCTGACCCCGGCCGCCGAGCGCACCGTGCTGGCCGGGCGCCGCGCCGCGCAGGACATCGTGCATGGCCGAGACGACCGCCTGCTGGTGGTGGTGGGGCCGTGCTCCATTCACGACCACGAGCAGGCCCTGGCGTATGCCGCGCGCCTCTCGGCCCTGCGTGAGCGGGTCCAGGACCGCCTGGAGGTGCAGATGCGGGTGTACGTGGACAAGCCGCGCACCACCGTGGGCTGGCGCGGTTACCTGCTGGACCCGGACATGACCGGCGCCAACGACATCAACAAGGGACTGGAATTCACCCGCCGCCTGATGGTGCAGGTGAGTGAGCTGGGGCTGCCGGTGGCCACAGAACTGCTGGACCCCTTTGCCCCGCAGTACGTGTTCGACGCCGTGGCCTGGGCCTGTCTGGGGGCGCGCACCACCGAATCCCAGACCCACCGGGTGATGGCCAGCGCGGTGTCGGCGCCCATGGGCTTCAAGAACGGCACGGGCGGCGGCATCAAGCTGGCGGTGGACGCCATTGTGGCGGCCCGCGCGCCCCACGCCTTTTTCACCATTGACGACGATGGCCGGGGCTGCATCGTGCATACGCTGGGCAACCCCGACGGCCACGTGATTCTGCGCGGCGGGCGCGGCGGGCCCAACTACGCCCCGCAGTTCGTGCGCGAAACCGCCGACCTGATGGCGGCGGCGGGCCTGAGCCCGGCGGTGATGGTGGACTGCTCGCACGCCAACAGCGGCTCGGACCATACCCGGCAGGCCCTGGTCTGGCGCGACGTGCTGCAGCAGCGCCTGGGCGGCCAGAGGGCCATTCGCGGCCTGATGATCGAGAGCCACCTGAGGCCCGGCAAGCAGAGCATCCCCGCTGATCTGAGCACCCTGGTCCCCGGCCAGAGCGTGACCGACGCCTGCGTGGGCTGGGACGAAACCGAGGCCCTGCTGCTTGAAGCCCACGCGGCGCTGGGCCGGCAGGCGGTCAGCGGCTAA
- the uvsE gene encoding UV DNA damage repair endonuclease UvsE, producing the protein MTGPAYGLVCMTVGPEVRFRTVTLSRYQLLSPAEREAKLLDLYADNIARVRRAADYCAARGIRLYRLSSSLFPMLDLVGDDTGSAVLDGLAPQLREAGQAFVDAGIRVLMHPEQFIVLNSDRPEVRVASVQAMISHARVLDGLGLTRSTWNLLLLHGGKGGRAAELQAVIPDLPDGVRLRLGLENDERAYGPAELLPVCEATGTPLVFDAHHHVVREKLPDQEDPSVREWVLAARGTWQPPSWQVVHLSNGLEGPGDRRHSHLISAVPSAYADVPWIEVEAKGKEEAVGALQKLNVP; encoded by the coding sequence GTGACTGGCCCCGCCTACGGGCTGGTGTGCATGACGGTAGGACCGGAGGTGCGCTTTCGCACCGTGACCCTCTCGCGCTACCAGCTGCTGTCTCCGGCCGAGCGCGAGGCCAAACTGCTGGACCTGTACGCCGACAACATTGCCCGGGTGCGCCGCGCCGCCGACTACTGCGCGGCGCGCGGCATTCGCCTGTACCGCCTGAGTTCCAGCCTCTTTCCCATGCTGGACCTGGTGGGCGACGACACGGGCTCGGCGGTGCTGGACGGGCTGGCCCCGCAGCTGCGCGAAGCTGGGCAGGCGTTCGTGGACGCCGGGATTCGCGTGCTGATGCACCCGGAACAGTTCATTGTGCTGAACAGTGACCGCCCCGAGGTGCGTGTGGCCAGCGTGCAGGCAATGATCAGCCACGCCCGCGTGCTGGACGGCCTGGGGCTGACCCGCAGCACCTGGAACCTGCTGCTGCTGCACGGCGGCAAGGGGGGCCGCGCCGCCGAATTGCAGGCCGTCATTCCCGACCTGCCCGACGGCGTGCGCCTGCGCCTGGGACTGGAAAACGATGAGCGGGCGTATGGCCCGGCCGAATTGCTGCCGGTCTGTGAAGCCACCGGCACGCCCCTGGTGTTTGATGCCCACCACCATGTGGTGCGCGAAAAGCTGCCCGACCAGGAAGACCCCAGCGTGCGCGAGTGGGTGCTGGCCGCCCGGGGCACGTGGCAGCCCCCGTCCTGGCAGGTGGTGCACCTGAGCAACGGCCTGGAGGGCCCCGGGGACCGCCGCCACAGCCACCTGATCAGTGCGGTGCCCAGCGCCTACGCCGATGTGCCCTGGATAGAGGTGGAAGCCAAGGGCAAGGAGGAGGCGGTGGGCGCGCTGCAAAAGCTAAACGTCCCCTAA
- a CDS encoding DUF2256 domain-containing protein: MATQASFGKGRPPSQRPSKVCAACGLPFTWRRKWARDWEQVRYCSERCRKQARRPA; this comes from the coding sequence ATGGCCACGCAAGCCTCATTTGGAAAAGGGCGGCCCCCCAGTCAGCGGCCCAGCAAGGTGTGCGCCGCCTGCGGCCTGCCCTTTACCTGGCGCCGCAAGTGGGCGCGCGACTGGGAGCAGGTGCGCTACTGCTCGGAGCGCTGCCGCAAACAGGCCCGGAGGCCCGCGTGA
- a CDS encoding carbohydrate binding domain-containing protein yields MRQFTCFTALRLSLPLALLLAACSPTAAAEPKPVWQDEFDGPALSAQRWSPQLGNGFVSGTDYVTGWGNNELQYYTDRPQNIRLENGELVITARKESFTGPSGNTSGTFGWTSGRIRTAGKFSRTYGRFEIRAKFPRGKGLWPAIWMLPEEPSPYGTWAANGELDIAEGWGSRPSEVAQTIHYGGMWPNNVYAGQTVTYPSGAMDDWHVYAVEWTPGKIQWFIDGQLTSEKTEWWSARGTPPSGEADLHPWPAPFDQPFYLLLNLAVGGNFDGNPDATTPSTAEMRVDYVRVSGLEAERQPAGQRPTMTYPWTPVPARPALPDGNLVYNPSFDWADTDPRVTPGAPRLAGVGQSAFWTLFTSDGQVQLSNDAGAGNALKADITAPGSVNYAVQVRQDGLNVEAGGKYEASFEVWAAQPRAMMVKVGGGPDRGYAAYSGEQSVPIGTARERRTVTFDMKAVTDAAARLEFNLGNAGAGPVWLDNVVVKRVGNAAGARPPASDGNLLYNAAFNQNSAAHPGISGVPGTAFWSTWESGTNGLSTATSGGEVTLNVARVDPANNWHVQLNQTDVPLVAGQTYTLTFTGRASSPREVGVVIGENGGSYARYLDARAALTPTPGGLTYTFTAPVTNPAAQLQVLGAVGQPGESYSLSFRDFRLVPTPK; encoded by the coding sequence ATGCGCCAGTTCACCTGCTTCACTGCCCTTCGCCTGAGCCTGCCCCTGGCGCTGCTGCTGGCGGCCTGCAGCCCTACTGCTGCTGCCGAGCCCAAACCCGTCTGGCAGGATGAATTTGACGGGCCAGCCTTGAGCGCCCAGCGCTGGAGCCCGCAGCTGGGCAACGGCTTTGTGTCGGGCACCGACTACGTGACCGGCTGGGGCAACAACGAGTTGCAGTACTACACGGACCGGCCGCAGAATATTCGCCTGGAGAACGGCGAGCTGGTGATCACCGCGCGCAAGGAGAGCTTCACCGGGCCCAGTGGCAACACCAGCGGCACCTTCGGCTGGACCTCGGGGCGCATCCGCACCGCCGGCAAGTTCAGCCGCACCTACGGCCGCTTCGAGATTCGCGCCAAGTTTCCCCGGGGCAAGGGCCTGTGGCCGGCCATCTGGATGCTGCCCGAGGAGCCCAGTCCCTACGGCACCTGGGCCGCCAACGGCGAACTGGATATTGCCGAGGGCTGGGGCAGTAGACCCAGCGAGGTGGCCCAGACCATCCACTACGGCGGGATGTGGCCCAACAATGTGTATGCAGGCCAGACCGTGACCTACCCCAGCGGCGCCATGGACGACTGGCATGTGTACGCCGTGGAATGGACCCCCGGCAAGATCCAGTGGTTCATTGACGGCCAGCTGACCTCGGAAAAGACGGAGTGGTGGAGCGCCCGGGGCACCCCGCCCAGCGGCGAGGCCGACCTGCACCCCTGGCCTGCGCCGTTTGATCAGCCGTTCTACCTGCTGCTGAATCTGGCGGTGGGCGGCAATTTCGACGGCAACCCGGACGCCACCACGCCGAGCACGGCCGAGATGCGGGTGGACTACGTGCGCGTATCTGGCCTGGAGGCCGAGCGGCAACCGGCGGGCCAGCGGCCCACGATGACCTATCCCTGGACGCCGGTGCCAGCCCGCCCCGCGCTGCCGGACGGCAATCTGGTGTACAACCCCAGCTTCGACTGGGCCGACACCGACCCGCGCGTGACCCCCGGTGCGCCCCGACTGGCCGGCGTGGGTCAGTCGGCCTTCTGGACCCTGTTCACCAGTGACGGCCAGGTGCAGTTGAGCAACGACGCCGGGGCCGGCAACGCCCTGAAGGCTGACATCACGGCTCCTGGCAGCGTGAACTACGCCGTGCAGGTGCGCCAGGACGGCCTGAATGTGGAAGCGGGCGGCAAATACGAGGCGAGCTTTGAGGTCTGGGCCGCCCAGCCCCGCGCCATGATGGTGAAGGTGGGCGGCGGCCCCGACCGGGGATACGCCGCCTATTCCGGCGAGCAGAGCGTGCCCATCGGCACTGCCAGGGAGCGCCGCACCGTGACCTTCGACATGAAGGCCGTGACCGACGCGGCGGCCCGGCTGGAATTCAACCTGGGGAACGCGGGCGCGGGCCCGGTCTGGCTGGACAATGTGGTGGTCAAGCGCGTGGGCAACGCGGCGGGGGCGCGCCCCCCGGCCAGTGACGGCAACCTGCTGTACAACGCGGCGTTCAATCAGAACAGCGCCGCTCACCCGGGCATCTCGGGCGTGCCCGGCACCGCGTTCTGGAGCACCTGGGAGAGCGGCACCAATGGCCTGAGCACGGCCACCAGCGGCGGCGAGGTCACCCTGAATGTGGCCCGCGTGGACCCGGCCAACAACTGGCACGTGCAGCTGAACCAGACCGACGTGCCCCTGGTGGCGGGTCAGACCTACACCCTCACCTTCACCGGCCGCGCCAGCAGCCCGCGCGAGGTGGGCGTGGTGATTGGCGAAAACGGCGGCAGCTACGCCCGCTACCTGGATGCCAGGGCGGCCCTGACCCCCACGCCTGGGGGCCTCACCTACACCTTCACGGCCCCGGTGACGAACCCGGCGGCGCAGCTGCAGGTGCTGGGCGCGGTGGGCCAGCCGGGCGAGAGCTACAGCCTGTCGTTCAGGGACTTCCGGCTGGTGCCGACACCGAAGTAG
- a CDS encoding permease prefix domain 1-containing protein, with translation MSRAVSRYVFRATLGLPRHERLELAAELRTHLLDRTRQLQAEGFSREEAEHLAVQGMGNVSVTNRQLLGHVLTHPLGWAVLAALLLCGGSWWVWRYVPLPAYRQTSVQWSQTVEAADLARLYEVNAPRGEMLTADLRVPARAQWFYLVVISQREEGMFRLWRYDLRGRTASGEATVSPNVAKKARLLLTAQAWNTAPYCTSDGQVALLADLRWTPQNGAALEGGMMAYSGEKRAYGIPSGVMCQNLHLPMSGTEIDGGTMQAWQQRHLQGARPAMNSWTVMAFYSVNYTPTGKATFQSTEPTHKHDFLVAVMPADQLMDADATIHGGRDQGRGYSLQTRTQNWRQNFPTLPRPTGLSR, from the coding sequence ATGAGCCGCGCAGTGAGCCGTTACGTGTTCCGCGCGACCCTGGGCCTGCCCCGGCACGAACGCCTGGAACTGGCCGCCGAACTTCGCACGCATCTGCTGGACCGCACCCGGCAGCTGCAAGCCGAGGGGTTTTCCCGTGAAGAAGCCGAGCACCTGGCCGTGCAGGGTATGGGGAACGTGTCCGTGACCAACCGGCAACTGCTGGGGCATGTGTTGACGCATCCCCTTGGCTGGGCCGTCCTGGCGGCACTGCTGCTGTGCGGGGGCAGCTGGTGGGTGTGGCGGTACGTTCCCCTGCCGGCTTACAGGCAGACGAGTGTTCAGTGGTCGCAGACGGTTGAAGCGGCGGACCTAGCCCGGCTTTACGAGGTGAACGCGCCGCGCGGCGAGATGCTGACGGCCGACCTCCGTGTGCCGGCCCGCGCCCAGTGGTTTTACCTGGTGGTCATTTCGCAGCGGGAAGAGGGCATGTTCCGGCTATGGCGCTACGACCTGCGGGGCCGCACGGCCTCCGGCGAGGCCACGGTGTCGCCCAATGTGGCGAAAAAGGCTCGGCTTCTCCTGACGGCCCAGGCATGGAACACGGCGCCTTATTGCACGTCGGACGGACAGGTGGCGCTGCTGGCCGACCTGCGCTGGACACCCCAGAATGGCGCGGCCCTGGAGGGGGGCATGATGGCGTACAGCGGTGAGAAGCGAGCGTACGGAATTCCGTCTGGGGTCATGTGCCAGAACCTGCACTTGCCCATGAGTGGGACGGAAATTGACGGCGGAACCATGCAGGCGTGGCAGCAGCGGCACCTTCAGGGTGCCCGGCCTGCGATGAACAGCTGGACGGTCATGGCCTTTTACTCGGTGAATTACACACCGACGGGAAAAGCAACGTTTCAAAGCACCGAGCCGACGCACAAACATGATTTTCTGGTGGCCGTTATGCCCGCCGACCAGCTGATGGACGCCGACGCCACCATTCATGGTGGCCGGGACCAGGGGCGGGGCTACAGCCTGCAAACCCGGACCCAGAACTGGCGACAGAACTTCCCCACTCTCCCCCGCCCCACGGGGCTTAGCCGCTGA